One window of Nocardia sp. NBC_00508 genomic DNA carries:
- a CDS encoding SDR family NAD(P)-dependent oxidoreductase — translation MAVQDKDLTGKTVVVTGASSGIGAAAAERLAARGATVAVVGRSPERTAEVAAKAGAQPFIADFARLDDVRKLADQLLDRYQRIDVLANNAGGAWPKRTVTDDGNELTFQVNHLAPFLLTNLLLERLKQSQARVVNTSSTTYRMAKLNLDTANAPTGPFNQLGAYGASKLANILFTRELARRTAGTGLTTAAFHPGAVATHVYDNAPLGLGWFIRSPLSRPFFIRPDKGAEPLVHLATTTDGAAINGHYFHRFKLEPPSNKQAIDADLAQRLWTLSERATGLEPGE, via the coding sequence ATGGCAGTGCAGGACAAGGACTTGACTGGAAAGACGGTGGTGGTGACCGGCGCGAGCTCCGGCATCGGCGCCGCGGCGGCGGAGCGGCTCGCGGCTCGCGGCGCCACCGTCGCGGTGGTGGGCCGGTCGCCGGAACGCACGGCCGAGGTGGCGGCGAAGGCCGGCGCGCAGCCGTTCATCGCCGACTTCGCCCGGCTCGATGACGTGCGCAAGCTGGCCGATCAGCTGCTCGACCGGTATCAGCGCATCGATGTGCTGGCCAACAACGCAGGCGGTGCCTGGCCCAAGCGCACCGTCACCGACGACGGCAACGAGCTGACCTTCCAGGTCAACCACCTGGCGCCGTTCCTGCTGACCAACCTGCTGCTGGAGCGCCTGAAGCAGTCGCAGGCCAGAGTGGTCAACACCTCGAGCACGACCTACCGGATGGCCAAGTTGAATCTGGACACGGCCAACGCACCGACGGGGCCGTTCAACCAGCTCGGCGCGTATGGCGCGTCGAAGCTGGCGAACATCCTGTTCACAAGGGAACTGGCCCGCCGCACTGCGGGCACCGGACTCACCACAGCGGCCTTCCACCCTGGCGCGGTCGCCACCCACGTCTACGACAACGCCCCGCTCGGTCTCGGCTGGTTCATCCGGTCCCCACTGTCGCGCCCGTTCTTCATCCGCCCCGACAAGGGCGCCGAGCCGCTGGTGCACCTGGCCACTACCACGGACGGCGCGGCGATCAACGGCCACTACTTCCACCGGTTCAAACTCGAGCCGCCGAGCAACAAGCAGGCGATCGACGCCGATCTCGCACAGCGATTGTGGACGTTGTCGGAGCGGGCCACCGGCCTCGAACCTGGCGAGTAA
- a CDS encoding polysaccharide deacetylase family protein — MDNELFDYSPIVDRAPVRWPGGERVAFYVGLNVEHYQVDRPSTSIFPGTAGLAPDPLNYGWRDYGPRVGIWRVIDVLDRHGIRASALLNSDVAEHNPQIIAAGVRRNWAWLAHGKNNSIFQADMAVDEERAHLADVVATIERATGRRPRGWMGPALTETFQTPRLLAELGLDYVLDWTNDDQPYRLSVPGVLSVPYSVELNDNTLFLGKATSGPDFVQIVRDQLDQLYAESADSGRVMALALHPFVIGQAFRIKYLDQALDYVATHPGVWLTTSDEIAGHYAGGATLAESAGSEDDRVT, encoded by the coding sequence ATGGACAACGAACTCTTCGACTACAGCCCGATTGTCGACCGCGCGCCGGTGCGCTGGCCCGGCGGCGAGAGGGTGGCGTTCTACGTCGGTCTCAACGTCGAGCACTATCAGGTGGACCGGCCCAGCACGAGCATCTTTCCCGGCACGGCCGGGCTGGCGCCCGATCCGCTGAACTACGGTTGGCGCGACTACGGGCCGCGGGTCGGCATCTGGCGGGTGATCGACGTGCTCGACCGGCACGGCATCCGGGCCAGTGCGCTACTGAATTCCGATGTCGCCGAACATAATCCACAGATCATCGCCGCGGGCGTGCGGCGGAACTGGGCGTGGCTGGCGCACGGGAAGAACAATTCCATCTTCCAGGCGGACATGGCGGTGGACGAGGAACGCGCCCATCTCGCCGACGTGGTCGCGACCATCGAACGGGCGACCGGCCGCAGGCCCCGCGGCTGGATGGGTCCCGCGCTCACCGAGACCTTCCAGACCCCGCGACTGCTCGCCGAACTCGGCCTGGATTATGTGCTCGACTGGACCAACGACGATCAGCCCTATCGCTTGTCCGTGCCGGGCGTGCTCAGCGTCCCCTACTCGGTGGAACTCAACGACAACACCCTGTTCCTGGGCAAGGCCACCAGCGGTCCGGATTTCGTGCAGATCGTCCGTGATCAGCTCGACCAGCTCTATGCCGAGTCGGCCGACAGCGGCCGCGTCATGGCGCTCGCTCTGCATCCGTTCGTGATCGGCCAGGCGTTCCGGATCAAGTACCTGGACCAAGCGCTCGACTACGTGGCGACCCATCCGGGGGTGTGGCTGACGACCAGCGACGAGATCGCCGGGCACTACGCGGGCGGGGCGACACTTGCCGAATCCGCCGGATCCGAAGACGATCGGGTCACATAG
- a CDS encoding lysylphosphatidylglycerol synthase transmembrane domain-containing protein: protein MIRRTSDIVRVVLAILGVAIVVAASLITRPEWLALERSVSNIVGFLNPAQSNLVYLVYGMAILALPFAILIELIIGRQWKLLAGYAAAGVVAGLLLSITGTGLSAPVWHLQVPDRLDTFLSQFLDDPRWIAMIAAMLTVSSPWLPIRPRRWLWFLLLAFAPIHLVVSTVVPARAMFGLAVGWLVGAVIVLVVGTPALEVPLDAAVRVLARRAHAVTGFTVVHPAGRGPLVLAAAVEGPERELVVEMFGKNQRSFGALRTVWRWLTFRSSETAAIHGSMHRAVEHRALMAIAVGDLGLASCTPVAVAALSRGWMLFAYTQPRGKPITESADEALPGLWQALDSLHQKQISHGDLRPIDIRIIDGATAFGGFGSAEFGASDAQMQSDIAQLLVTTTAVFGKEPAVRAAIGTLGESRVLAAASRLTKSAIPTGIRKSLPEWKRALSDAREEVRKQTGQDRIEAEQITRFSRNQIIQLVLLIGLVYVAYPFISAVPTFFTQLRTANWWWALLGLTVSALTYVGAAAALWACASGAVSFRNLVIMQVANTFAATTTPARVGGLALSVRFLQKGGIGAVRATAAVALQQAVQVITHVSLLLAFSIAAGTSADLSHFVPDATVLYLLAGVGVGIVGTFMFVPKLRRWLNNAVRPQLQEVLGELADLARDPKRSAVIVLGSAAITLGLAGALWASVEAFGGGTTFITVTIVTMIGGTLASAAPTPGGVGAVEAALIGGLAAFGLPANIAVPSVLLYRVLTCWLPVFCGWATMRWMTARDLI, encoded by the coding sequence TTGATCCGGCGGACGAGCGATATCGTCCGGGTCGTCCTCGCGATCCTGGGGGTGGCGATCGTCGTCGCGGCCTCACTGATCACCCGGCCGGAATGGCTGGCACTGGAGCGTTCGGTATCCAATATCGTCGGTTTCCTGAATCCCGCCCAGTCGAATCTGGTGTACCTGGTCTACGGCATGGCGATCCTGGCGCTGCCGTTCGCGATCCTGATCGAGCTGATCATCGGCAGGCAGTGGAAGCTGCTGGCCGGCTACGCCGCGGCAGGCGTGGTCGCCGGGCTGCTGCTGTCCATCACCGGCACCGGCCTGTCCGCGCCGGTATGGCACCTCCAGGTGCCGGACCGGTTGGACACATTCCTGTCCCAATTCCTGGACGATCCCCGCTGGATCGCGATGATCGCCGCGATGCTCACCGTCTCCAGTCCCTGGCTGCCCATCCGGCCGCGGCGCTGGTTGTGGTTCCTGCTGCTCGCCTTCGCGCCGATCCACTTGGTGGTCAGCACCGTGGTCCCGGCGCGGGCGATGTTCGGGCTCGCGGTCGGCTGGCTGGTGGGTGCGGTGATCGTGCTCGTGGTCGGCACGCCCGCGCTGGAGGTTCCGCTCGACGCCGCCGTCCGGGTGCTCGCCAGGCGCGCCCACGCCGTCACCGGGTTCACCGTGGTGCATCCGGCCGGCCGCGGACCGCTGGTGCTGGCCGCCGCCGTCGAGGGGCCGGAGCGCGAGCTGGTCGTCGAGATGTTCGGCAAGAACCAGCGCAGCTTCGGAGCGCTGCGGACGGTGTGGCGCTGGCTCACCTTCCGCAGCAGCGAAACCGCGGCCATCCACGGTTCCATGCACCGCGCGGTCGAGCACCGCGCGCTGATGGCGATCGCGGTCGGTGACCTCGGGCTGGCCAGCTGTACTCCGGTCGCGGTCGCCGCGCTCTCGCGTGGCTGGATGCTCTTCGCCTACACCCAGCCGCGGGGCAAACCGATCACCGAGTCGGCCGACGAGGCGCTGCCCGGTCTGTGGCAGGCACTCGACAGCCTGCACCAGAAGCAGATCTCGCACGGAGATCTGCGACCTATCGACATCCGCATCATCGACGGAGCGACCGCTTTCGGCGGCTTCGGCAGCGCCGAGTTCGGGGCATCGGACGCACAGATGCAGTCCGACATCGCCCAGTTGCTCGTGACAACCACCGCCGTCTTCGGCAAGGAGCCCGCGGTGCGCGCGGCAATCGGCACCCTCGGCGAATCGCGGGTGCTCGCAGCGGCGAGCCGATTGACCAAGTCGGCCATACCCACCGGGATTCGCAAGTCGCTCCCGGAATGGAAGCGCGCGCTGTCCGACGCGCGCGAGGAGGTGCGCAAGCAGACCGGACAGGACCGGATCGAGGCCGAGCAGATCACCCGGTTCTCCCGCAACCAGATCATCCAGCTGGTGCTGCTGATCGGTCTGGTGTACGTCGCCTATCCGTTCATCAGCGCGGTGCCGACCTTCTTCACTCAGCTGCGCACGGCGAACTGGTGGTGGGCGCTGCTCGGACTGACGGTCTCGGCGCTGACCTACGTCGGCGCGGCGGCGGCGCTGTGGGCCTGTGCGTCCGGTGCGGTGAGCTTCCGGAATCTGGTGATCATGCAGGTTGCCAACACTTTCGCCGCGACGACCACCCCCGCGCGCGTCGGCGGGCTCGCGCTGAGCGTCCGTTTTCTCCAGAAGGGCGGCATCGGCGCCGTCCGCGCCACGGCCGCGGTGGCGCTGCAACAGGCGGTGCAGGTGATCACGCACGTCAGCCTGCTACTCGCGTTCAGCATCGCGGCGGGTACCTCAGCGGATCTGTCGCACTTCGTCCCCGACGCCACGGTGCTGTACCTGCTCGCCGGTGTCGGCGTCGGCATCGTCGGCACCTTCATGTTCGTGCCGAAGCTGCGCCGCTGGCTGAACAACGCGGTCCGGCCGCAATTGCAGGAAGTGCTCGGCGAACTCGCCGATCTGGCCCGCGATCCCAAGCGCTCCGCGGTGATCGTCCTCGGCAGCGCCGCGATCACCCTGGGCCTCGCGGGCGCGCTGTGGGCCAGTGTGGAGGCGTTCGGTGGGGGCACGACCTTCATCACCGTCACCATCGTCACCATGATCGGCGGCACCCTGGCCTCGGCCGCGCCGACCCCGGGCGGCGTCGGTGCGGTCGAGGCCGCGCTGATCGGCGGTCTGGCCGCCTTCGGCTTGCCCGCGAACATCGCGGTGCCCTCGGTGCTGCTGTATCGCGTGCTCACCTGCTGGCTGCCGGTGTTCTGCGGCTGGGCCACCATGCGCTGGATGACCGCGAGGGACCTGATCTGA
- a CDS encoding class I SAM-dependent methyltransferase, producing the protein MTGNEPKSAIAPQDDDIGVLLTQPRRYRAFKAAFLLGRGGRLNVRLAELARPASGARVVDIGCGPGDFARMLARRGGQVTGVDPSPQMIDYATARSRDLTHCRFELGTAQSLPLPDASADLVTSTFAMHHIPAAHRSDAVAQMFRVLRPGGRLLLADTHPTGPVLSTAVRVMARFAAHRTHDTAHDNGDHLASIDIRRYRDVLRASGFEDVQFVAVRPATGVLLATKP; encoded by the coding sequence ATGACCGGAAACGAACCCAAGTCTGCCATTGCTCCGCAGGACGACGACATCGGCGTTCTGCTCACCCAGCCGCGCCGCTACCGGGCGTTCAAAGCCGCGTTCCTGCTCGGTCGCGGGGGGCGCCTGAACGTACGTCTCGCCGAGTTGGCGCGCCCGGCATCCGGCGCTCGAGTCGTCGATATCGGTTGTGGTCCAGGAGATTTCGCTCGGATGCTGGCGCGCCGGGGCGGCCAGGTCACCGGCGTGGATCCGTCGCCGCAGATGATCGACTACGCGACCGCGCGCTCCCGCGACCTGACGCACTGCCGGTTCGAACTCGGGACGGCGCAATCTCTTCCGCTGCCCGACGCATCCGCCGATCTGGTGACCTCGACCTTCGCCATGCACCACATCCCCGCGGCGCACCGCTCCGACGCGGTCGCGCAGATGTTCCGGGTGCTGCGACCTGGCGGCAGACTGCTGCTCGCCGATACGCACCCGACCGGCCCGGTTCTTTCCACGGCCGTGCGCGTTATGGCCCGCTTCGCCGCGCACCGCACGCACGATACGGCGCACGACAACGGCGACCACTTGGCGAGCATCGATATCCGCCGGTACCGGGACGTGCTGCGCGCGAGCGGATTCGAGGACGTGCAGTTCGTCGCGGTGCGCCCCGCAACCGGAGTGCTGCTGGCCACCAAGCCGTAA
- a CDS encoding TetR/AcrR family transcriptional regulator gives MSDGQDTTDSTDRRVRRTRTSLHQALIELMLDRAYDRITVRDILDRADVGRSTFYAHYRDKDDLLLRSSTDYLRAAMDKADAGTDAAEPLAPVRTLFRLAADNPEVYRALLGRKSGTVLLRTTRVMVGQILAERLGDRLAMPEDEFTTTVTFLSWGVVGMLGAIAEPHPPLSAEEAYQHVVELVGPGLTSRVRGG, from the coding sequence GTGTCGGATGGTCAGGACACCACGGATAGCACCGATCGCCGGGTCCGGCGCACCAGGACCTCACTGCACCAGGCGCTGATCGAGCTCATGCTCGATCGCGCCTACGACCGGATCACCGTCCGCGACATCCTGGATCGCGCCGACGTCGGACGCTCGACGTTCTATGCGCACTACCGCGACAAGGACGATCTGCTGCTGCGCAGCAGCACCGATTACCTGCGTGCAGCCATGGACAAGGCGGACGCGGGCACCGACGCAGCTGAACCGCTCGCGCCGGTGCGCACCCTGTTCCGGCTGGCCGCCGACAACCCTGAGGTGTACCGAGCGCTGCTCGGCCGCAAGAGCGGCACCGTACTGCTGCGGACGACCAGAGTGATGGTCGGGCAGATCCTCGCCGAGCGGCTGGGCGACCGGCTCGCGATGCCGGAGGACGAGTTCACGACGACCGTGACATTCTTGTCCTGGGGCGTGGTCGGCATGCTCGGCGCCATCGCGGAGCCGCATCCACCGCTCTCGGCCGAGGAGGCATACCAGCACGTGGTCGAGTTGGTCGGCCCCGGTTTGACCAGCCGGGTCCGCGGCGGCTGA
- a CDS encoding DUF397 domain-containing protein encodes MSTAWFKSTFSGSETSCVEVAHRTDTVLIRDSKYTGPAAEQPVVSVSPAMWPAFLDLALSANSGTLDEGVTVSLHQDGGATISAQGVALLYNADEWDAFTKGVADGQFDRR; translated from the coding sequence ATGAGCACTGCTTGGTTCAAGTCCACATTCTCCGGCTCGGAAACGTCCTGCGTCGAGGTCGCCCACCGCACCGATACCGTGCTCATCCGTGACAGCAAGTACACCGGCCCTGCGGCAGAACAGCCGGTCGTTTCCGTCTCGCCCGCGATGTGGCCCGCCTTTCTCGATCTCGCCCTGAGCGCGAATTCCGGCACCCTGGACGAAGGCGTGACCGTCTCCCTCCACCAGGACGGCGGAGCCACGATCTCCGCCCAAGGCGTCGCGCTGCTCTACAACGCCGACGAATGGGACGCCTTCACCAAGGGCGTCGCCGACGGCCAGTTCGACCGCCGCTGA
- a CDS encoding Scr1 family TA system antitoxin-like transcriptional regulator encodes MSPRRRRSGDARPAHLVGDDLRVIPFDAKGSIAGLNAATFHLLDFASPRLPTLGWLETALYGEVVEDAKRVGELDYLYNRVHSTALSREKSLRLIEQIAR; translated from the coding sequence CTGTCGCCCCGACGTAGACGAAGCGGAGATGCACGTCCGGCTCATCTGGTCGGGGACGACCTTCGCGTTATCCCGTTCGATGCCAAGGGCTCAATTGCTGGGCTCAACGCGGCTACCTTCCACCTTCTGGACTTCGCGAGTCCGCGGCTGCCAACACTCGGCTGGCTCGAAACCGCCCTGTATGGCGAAGTTGTGGAGGACGCCAAGCGAGTTGGCGAACTCGACTACCTGTACAACCGAGTTCACTCGACCGCGCTCAGCAGAGAAAAATCGTTACGCCTGATCGAGCAGATTGCTCGTTAG
- a CDS encoding RBBP9/YdeN family alpha/beta hydrolase, with protein MTTGTTQRRASIIHGYSASPEDHWFGWLAGQLEAVGIPTTVPALPNPQEPDQVQWTEAVRAEVGTVDENSTIVAHSLGCLTVLRYLRSLPEPWHVGTLVLVSGFVDQLPALPELNAYIGDGCDVEGLSNHIGRLTVIRSDSDPLVPVGHTDRLANLLGTSAEVVPGAGHFLASDGVTSLREVLVALGHSPR; from the coding sequence ATGACAACTGGAACAACCCAGCGGCGGGCCTCGATCATCCACGGTTACTCTGCATCGCCCGAAGATCACTGGTTTGGTTGGCTGGCCGGGCAACTCGAGGCGGTAGGCATTCCGACCACGGTTCCGGCTCTTCCGAATCCACAAGAGCCGGACCAGGTGCAGTGGACGGAGGCCGTCCGCGCCGAGGTGGGCACTGTTGACGAGAACTCGACTATCGTCGCGCACAGCTTGGGCTGTCTGACCGTGCTGCGCTATCTGCGCTCACTTCCGGAGCCCTGGCACGTCGGCACCCTCGTGCTGGTGTCCGGATTCGTCGACCAATTGCCCGCGCTCCCGGAACTGAACGCATACATCGGAGACGGCTGCGATGTGGAGGGGCTCAGCAACCACATCGGTCGACTCACGGTTATCCGGTCCGACTCGGACCCCCTGGTTCCCGTCGGTCACACCGACCGTCTTGCCAACCTCCTCGGAACTTCCGCAGAGGTGGTTCCCGGAGCCGGTCACTTCCTCGCTTCGGACGGCGTCACTTCGCTACGTGAAGTTCTTGTAGCCCTCGGCCATTCGCCCCGCTAA
- a CDS encoding MerR family transcriptional regulator, with the protein MIEARRWVVPVVIRQERMGSRQRECQADEEDPRVLISELAELTGVSTRALRHYEDRGLLVPARNSSGYRDYSESDVTRVAQIRTMVSAGLGTATVGKYLGCARTSDHDIFLEMCPELRAELDDLARRIEARRAELSETRRRLNRLVSISGSTSTTS; encoded by the coding sequence ATGATCGAGGCCCGCCGCTGGGTTGTTCCAGTTGTCATACGGCAGGAGCGTATGGGTTCACGTCAGCGTGAATGTCAAGCCGATGAGGAGGACCCAAGAGTGCTGATCAGCGAACTCGCCGAGTTGACCGGCGTGAGCACGCGAGCGCTACGCCACTACGAGGATCGAGGACTATTGGTCCCGGCTCGTAACAGCAGCGGGTACCGGGACTACTCCGAATCCGATGTCACCCGCGTGGCCCAGATCAGAACGATGGTCTCCGCCGGTTTGGGAACCGCGACCGTCGGAAAATATCTCGGTTGCGCCCGCACCAGCGATCACGACATCTTCCTCGAAATGTGCCCAGAACTGCGCGCGGAACTGGACGACTTGGCCAGACGCATCGAAGCCCGCCGAGCAGAACTCAGCGAGACACGGCGACGATTGAACAGGCTCGTATCGATTAGTGGAAGCACGTCGACAACATCATGA
- a CDS encoding cysteine hydrolase, with amino-acid sequence MAIRRIRAAVLALHWQVNVVRPEGFFGPMLAAPVAASGVVPRATDFHTAALAMEVPVVFTRFTIPVGEGELVRNTGFMRSVGAAQTELRPDAPGSAIIPEMEAQPTDVFDNQKLSGLAGSKLPEWLADQGIGTLFVTGVATNLTVEQTARHGTDLGFTVHPVSDCVAAAVPEAHEAALANLELVTAGCLTAAQALELIGG; translated from the coding sequence ATGGCGATCCGACGCATCCGCGCCGCGGTACTGGCGCTGCACTGGCAAGTGAATGTCGTTCGGCCGGAAGGGTTCTTCGGTCCGATGTTGGCCGCGCCCGTCGCGGCCAGCGGCGTGGTGCCTCGGGCGACGGACTTCCACACCGCGGCGCTCGCGATGGAGGTGCCGGTGGTCTTCACCCGGTTCACCATCCCGGTCGGCGAGGGCGAACTCGTGCGCAACACCGGTTTCATGCGCTCGGTCGGCGCGGCGCAAACCGAACTCCGTCCCGACGCCCCCGGCAGCGCGATCATTCCGGAGATGGAAGCGCAGCCCACGGACGTGTTCGACAACCAGAAGCTGTCCGGCCTCGCGGGCAGCAAGCTTCCGGAGTGGTTGGCGGATCAAGGCATCGGGACGCTGTTCGTCACCGGCGTGGCGACCAACCTGACCGTCGAGCAGACCGCGCGGCACGGCACCGATCTCGGATTCACCGTGCACCCGGTGTCCGACTGTGTGGCCGCGGCCGTTCCGGAAGCGCACGAAGCCGCACTGGCCAACCTCGAACTCGTCACGGCCGGGTGCCTGACCGCCGCACAGGCGCTGGAGCTGATCGGCGGCTGA
- the fadD5 gene encoding fatty-acid--CoA ligase FadD5, which yields MTSGAAALDEPGRSRRNHWNNQIAVHAQMRPDAVAVRFRGVDTTWRQLHERSLKFADGLARRGVGFGDRVLILALNHPEYLEAVFGVNALGAIAVPVNFRLTPPEVAYIVSDSGAEAIVTDTVLQPVATAVRAQAPALETCVVIGGASGGGVVGFDDLLAEDGEPHAPLDIPEDTPSLIMYTSGTTGSPKGAVLTHANMNAQALTCIRALALEPASIGLCTSPLFHIAGLGSLAPAFLLGSKTVLHPLGAFDAGEFLDALEREQATSAFCVPAQWQLVCDHPTVQDRKLALEVLSWGAAPASDTVLRAMADCFPNAFNVAVFGQTEMSPITCVLEGKDAIRKIGSVGKPIPTIQARIVDDEMNDVAPGEVGEIVYRGPTLMQGYWNKPEATAEAFAGGWFHSGDLVRQDDEGFVYVVDRKKDMIISGGENIYCAEVENVLFAHPKIREAAVVGRAHEKWGEVPVAVVALHSPDDELTLAELEPFLNENLARYKHPKDLVLVPELPRNASGKVVKVQLRKDYSS from the coding sequence ATGACCAGCGGGGCAGCAGCGCTCGACGAGCCGGGCAGGTCGCGGCGCAACCACTGGAACAACCAGATCGCCGTGCATGCTCAGATGCGCCCGGACGCGGTCGCTGTGCGGTTCCGTGGTGTGGACACCACGTGGCGCCAACTGCACGAGCGGTCGCTGAAATTCGCCGACGGGCTGGCACGCCGCGGCGTCGGATTCGGCGACCGGGTCCTGATTCTCGCGCTGAACCACCCCGAGTACCTCGAAGCCGTTTTCGGCGTCAATGCGCTCGGCGCGATCGCGGTCCCGGTCAACTTCCGGCTCACGCCACCCGAAGTCGCCTACATCGTGAGCGACAGCGGCGCGGAGGCGATCGTCACCGATACCGTCCTGCAGCCGGTGGCCACCGCGGTGCGCGCGCAAGCGCCCGCCCTGGAGACCTGTGTGGTGATCGGCGGCGCGTCCGGCGGCGGCGTGGTCGGCTTCGACGACCTGCTCGCCGAAGACGGAGAACCGCATGCCCCACTGGACATCCCCGAAGACACTCCCAGCCTGATCATGTACACCTCGGGCACCACGGGAAGCCCGAAGGGCGCGGTGCTCACCCACGCGAACATGAACGCCCAAGCACTGACGTGCATCCGGGCGCTGGCGCTGGAACCGGCTTCGATCGGACTGTGCACCTCGCCGCTGTTCCACATCGCCGGACTCGGCAGTCTCGCACCGGCCTTCCTGCTCGGTTCGAAGACAGTGCTGCACCCACTCGGCGCCTTCGACGCCGGGGAATTCCTCGACGCGCTGGAGCGTGAGCAGGCCACCTCCGCCTTCTGCGTGCCCGCGCAGTGGCAACTGGTCTGCGACCACCCGACCGTGCAGGACCGCAAGCTCGCACTGGAGGTGCTGAGCTGGGGCGCGGCGCCCGCGTCGGACACCGTGCTACGCGCGATGGCCGACTGCTTCCCGAACGCGTTCAACGTCGCGGTGTTCGGACAGACCGAGATGTCGCCGATCACCTGCGTGCTGGAGGGCAAGGACGCGATCCGCAAGATCGGCTCGGTCGGCAAACCCATCCCGACCATCCAGGCGCGCATCGTCGACGACGAGATGAACGACGTCGCGCCCGGCGAGGTGGGTGAAATCGTCTACCGCGGACCCACGCTCATGCAGGGCTACTGGAACAAGCCGGAAGCCACCGCCGAGGCGTTCGCGGGCGGCTGGTTCCATTCCGGCGATCTGGTCCGCCAGGACGACGAGGGCTTCGTCTACGTGGTGGACCGCAAGAAGGACATGATCATCTCCGGCGGTGAGAACATCTACTGCGCCGAAGTGGAGAACGTCCTGTTCGCGCACCCGAAGATCCGGGAGGCGGCGGTGGTCGGCCGCGCGCACGAGAAGTGGGGTGAGGTGCCGGTCGCGGTGGTCGCGCTGCACAGTCCGGACGACGAGCTGACGCTGGCCGAGCTGGAGCCGTTCCTCAACGAGAACCTGGCCCGCTACAAGCACCCCAAAGACCTGGTGCTGGTGCCCGAGCTGCCCCGCAACGCCAGCGGCAAGGTCGTGAAAGTGCAATTGCGCAAGGACTATTCGTCCTGA
- a CDS encoding NAD(P)H-dependent flavin oxidoreductase → MLRTRFTEKFGVEHPIVQGGMMWVGRAELVAAVADAGGLGFITALTQPTPDDLRREIARTRELTDKPFGVNVTILPSINPPPYAEYVQAIIDSGVRIVETAGSNPEPFLPYYKDAGIKVLHKCTSVRHALKAERIGVDGVSIDGFECAGHPGEDDVPGLVLIPAAARELSIPMIASGGIADARGLVAALALGADGVNMGTRFLCTQESSIDQKVKERIVANSERDTQLIFRTMRNTARVADNEVSRKVVEIEKAGGTFDDVRDLVAGARGRRVFEEGDLDAGIWSVGLCQGLIHDIPTCAELIRRMITEAEELITARLAETVVG, encoded by the coding sequence ATGCTGCGGACCAGGTTCACCGAGAAATTCGGGGTGGAACACCCGATCGTGCAGGGCGGCATGATGTGGGTCGGGCGCGCCGAACTCGTCGCGGCCGTGGCCGACGCGGGCGGGCTCGGCTTCATCACGGCGCTGACCCAGCCGACACCGGACGATCTTCGGCGCGAGATCGCGCGTACCAGGGAGCTGACCGACAAACCGTTCGGCGTGAACGTCACCATCCTGCCGTCGATCAATCCGCCGCCGTACGCGGAATACGTGCAGGCGATCATCGACAGCGGCGTGCGGATCGTCGAGACGGCGGGCAGCAACCCGGAACCGTTTCTGCCCTACTACAAGGACGCGGGCATCAAGGTGCTGCACAAGTGCACCAGCGTCCGGCACGCGTTGAAGGCGGAACGGATCGGTGTGGACGGGGTCAGCATCGACGGCTTCGAATGCGCGGGCCATCCCGGTGAGGACGACGTCCCCGGCCTCGTGCTCATCCCCGCCGCGGCCCGTGAACTGAGCATTCCGATGATCGCCTCGGGCGGCATCGCCGACGCCCGCGGCCTGGTCGCCGCGCTCGCCCTCGGCGCGGACGGCGTCAACATGGGCACCCGGTTCCTGTGCACGCAGGAGTCCTCGATCGATCAGAAGGTGAAGGAGCGGATCGTCGCGAACTCCGAGCGCGACACCCAGCTCATCTTCCGCACCATGCGCAATACCGCGCGCGTCGCGGACAACGAAGTCAGCCGCAAGGTCGTCGAGATCGAAAAGGCGGGCGGCACTTTCGACGACGTGCGGGATCTGGTCGCGGGCGCGCGCGGTCGCCGGGTGTTCGAGGAGGGTGATCTGGACGCGGGCATCTGGTCGGTCGGCCTGTGCCAGGGCCTGATCCACGACATCCCGACCTGCGCCGAGCTGATCCGCCGGATGATCACCGAGGCCGAGGAGCTGATCACCGCCCGCCTCGCCGAAACCGTCGTCGGCTGA